The Pseudomonadota bacterium genome contains a region encoding:
- a CDS encoding MAPEG family protein, with amino-acid sequence MDQQQIFEPVVALVFLTLLVWAFMYYKRLGFIRKQKLDPEALKSKAEGEKVLAPVAGPSDNLKNLFEMPVLFYLLCVVLFLLGRVDGMFLTLAWTYVGLRTMHSLIQSTYNRIVHRFSVYTVSMFVLIWMWLRFVVTG; translated from the coding sequence ATGGACCAGCAACAAATTTTTGAACCGGTGGTGGCGTTGGTTTTTCTGACCCTGCTGGTCTGGGCATTCATGTATTACAAGCGCCTGGGGTTCATACGAAAACAGAAACTCGATCCGGAAGCACTGAAAAGCAAGGCTGAAGGCGAGAAAGTTCTGGCGCCGGTGGCCGGCCCATCCGACAATCTGAAAAATTTGTTTGAGATGCCGGTGCTTTTTTACCTGCTCTGCGTTGTGCTTTTTTTACTGGGCAGGGTTGATGGGATGTTTTTGACACTCGCCTGGACCTATGTCGGGCTACGAACGATGCACAGCCTGATCCAATCGACCTATAACCGGATTGTTCACCGTTTCAGTGTATACACGGTGAGTATGTTCGTGTTGATCTGGATGTGGCTGAGGTTTGTGGTCACAGGCTAA
- the hutF gene encoding formimidoylglutamate deiminase has protein sequence MERKRLTFDHILTPAGTLSRQSLSIGEDGRISAIEDAGDRPSDGFFALPGMPNAHSHSFQRALCGYGEAAQAEDAGKDSFWSWREHMYRLAGKITEQDLYVIATQAFAEMLAAGFTSVAEFHYLHHLVDGARSPAMGQAVIAAAQDTGIRLLLLPVLYRHGGFTEPPAAAQSRFVHDEIDDFCRLLEQLSAARLGFAPHSLRAVAVEDLGAILDAVDSVLGADYPVHIHIAEQKREVEACIAHHGARPLEVLARHAELGPRWNLVHGTHFSPAELVLASDSRCQVVLCPLTEASLADGVFPATDYQRLGGRWAIGSDSNARIDPIEELRLLEYGQRLRDGLRARLADERSLGATMWQQACDGGAAALAMPVGRLEAGFFADLTVLGKTGVLNGPAPERLADALIVGGSRQDVAAVYVGGELRARDGAALGGGADQSQQYAATVARLL, from the coding sequence GTGGAAAGAAAGCGGCTGACATTTGACCATATCCTGACCCCGGCCGGAACACTTTCGCGGCAGAGCCTGTCGATCGGCGAGGATGGCCGAATCAGCGCGATCGAAGATGCCGGCGATCGGCCCAGCGACGGGTTTTTTGCGCTGCCGGGGATGCCAAACGCACACAGCCACAGTTTTCAGCGGGCGTTGTGCGGTTATGGCGAAGCGGCGCAGGCTGAAGACGCCGGCAAGGATTCGTTCTGGAGCTGGCGTGAGCACATGTACCGGCTGGCCGGGAAAATTACCGAGCAGGATCTTTATGTTATCGCCACGCAGGCGTTCGCCGAAATGCTGGCTGCCGGTTTTACATCGGTAGCCGAGTTTCATTACCTGCACCACCTGGTTGACGGCGCCAGGTCGCCGGCCATGGGTCAGGCGGTCATCGCCGCGGCACAAGACACCGGGATTCGCCTGTTGCTGTTGCCGGTCCTGTATCGGCATGGCGGTTTTACTGAGCCGCCCGCGGCAGCGCAAAGCCGTTTCGTACACGATGAGATCGACGATTTTTGTCGTCTGCTCGAACAGCTGTCCGCCGCGCGGCTGGGTTTTGCACCGCATTCGCTGCGCGCCGTGGCGGTCGAGGACCTGGGCGCAATCCTCGATGCGGTGGATTCGGTGCTGGGCGCGGATTACCCGGTTCACATCCATATTGCGGAACAAAAGCGCGAAGTGGAAGCGTGCATCGCTCACCACGGCGCGCGACCGCTCGAGGTACTGGCCAGACACGCGGAGCTGGGGCCGCGCTGGAATCTCGTCCATGGCACGCATTTTTCGCCCGCCGAGCTGGTTCTTGCCAGCGACAGTCGTTGCCAGGTCGTGCTTTGTCCGCTGACCGAGGCCAGCCTCGCCGATGGCGTTTTTCCGGCCACCGATTACCAGCGCCTGGGCGGCCGCTGGGCGATCGGTTCGGATAGCAATGCGCGCATCGATCCGATCGAGGAATTGCGTTTGCTCGAGTACGGGCAACGGCTCAGGGACGGGTTGCGCGCGCGGCTCGCCGACGAACGATCGCTCGGCGCGACGATGTGGCAGCAAGCCTGCGACGGTGGCGCCGCGGCGCTGGCCATGCCGGTCGGCCGTCTCGAGGCAGGGTTTTTCGCCGACCTTACGGTGCTGGGCAAAACCGGCGTGCTCAATGGCCCGGCGCCCGAACGGCTGGCAGACGCACTGATCGTCGGCGGCAGCCGCCAGGACGTGGCGGCGGTTTACGTGGGCGGCGAATTGCGCGCGCGCGATGGCGCAGCGCTTGGCGGTGGCGCAGATCAGAGCCAACAGTACGCGGCAACCGTCGCCCGGCTGCTGTGA
- the hutU gene encoding urocanate hydratase: MGETKSFTRFRDVELHAPTGPEKSCKGWVQEAALRMLYNNLDPAVAENPHELVVYGGIGRAARNWECFDAIVETLRRLENDETLLIQSGKPVGVFKTSESAPRVLIANANLVGEWANWDHFFELDKKGLMMFGQMTAGSWIYIGSQGIVQGTYATFVEAVRQHYGGNAKGRWLLTGGLGGMGGAQPLAAVFAGVCCLAVEVDAERIRKRLDSGYLDHRADTLEQAIGMIKQAVADDEVISVGLLGNAADVFPQILAGEDLPDLVTDQTSAHDPLNGYIPQGYDLEAAAQLRTGDPQEYVRLAKDSMAVQVRAMLGFHEKGIPTFDYGNNIRAMARDAGVENAFDFKGFVPLYVRPLFCEGMGPFRWAALSGDPEDIYKTDAKARELFPDKKELHQWLDHARARIQFQGLPSRICWLGYRERHKLGLAINAMVRNGELQAPIVIGRDHLDAGSVASPNRETEGMLDGSDAVADWPVLNALLNTASGASWVSFHHGGGVGMGYALHAGVVIVADGSERAEKALARVLVNDPGTGVMRHADAGYEKAIEVARQRGLDMPMIDS; the protein is encoded by the coding sequence ATGGGTGAGACAAAATCATTTACGCGTTTTCGCGATGTCGAGTTGCACGCGCCGACCGGGCCGGAGAAAAGTTGCAAGGGGTGGGTGCAGGAAGCGGCGTTGCGCATGCTGTACAACAACCTCGATCCGGCGGTCGCCGAAAATCCGCACGAGCTGGTCGTCTATGGCGGTATCGGGCGTGCCGCGAGGAACTGGGAATGCTTCGATGCGATCGTCGAAACCCTGCGGCGACTCGAAAACGACGAGACGCTGCTGATCCAGTCGGGCAAGCCAGTCGGTGTATTCAAGACCAGCGAAAGCGCGCCCCGGGTCCTGATCGCCAATGCCAACCTGGTGGGCGAGTGGGCCAACTGGGACCATTTTTTCGAGCTCGACAAGAAAGGCCTGATGATGTTCGGCCAGATGACCGCCGGCTCATGGATATACATCGGCTCCCAAGGCATCGTGCAAGGCACTTACGCGACCTTCGTCGAAGCGGTGCGCCAGCATTATGGCGGTAACGCCAAGGGGCGCTGGTTGTTGACCGGCGGCCTGGGTGGGATGGGCGGCGCGCAGCCGCTGGCCGCGGTTTTCGCCGGGGTTTGTTGCCTCGCCGTCGAAGTGGACGCCGAGCGCATCCGGAAACGTCTGGATAGCGGTTATCTCGATCACCGGGCCGACACGCTGGAACAAGCAATCGGCATGATCAAACAGGCGGTTGCCGACGATGAAGTGATCTCGGTCGGGCTGCTGGGCAACGCCGCGGATGTTTTTCCGCAGATCCTCGCCGGCGAGGATCTGCCCGACCTGGTTACCGACCAGACCTCGGCCCACGACCCGCTCAATGGCTACATCCCGCAGGGATATGATCTCGAAGCAGCGGCACAGTTACGCACCGGCGATCCGCAGGAATATGTTCGCCTGGCCAAGGATTCGATGGCGGTGCAAGTGCGCGCGATGCTCGGTTTCCATGAAAAGGGCATCCCGACCTTCGATTACGGCAACAATATTCGCGCGATGGCGCGCGATGCCGGGGTCGAAAACGCCTTCGATTTCAAAGGCTTCGTCCCGTTGTATGTACGGCCGTTGTTCTGCGAGGGCATGGGCCCGTTCCGCTGGGCGGCGCTGTCCGGCGACCCGGAGGACATCTACAAGACCGATGCAAAAGCCAGGGAGTTGTTCCCCGACAAGAAAGAGTTGCACCAGTGGCTCGATCACGCGCGCGCACGTATCCAGTTCCAGGGTTTGCCGTCCCGGATTTGCTGGCTGGGTTACCGGGAACGGCACAAACTCGGGCTGGCGATCAACGCAATGGTGCGCAACGGTGAGTTGCAGGCGCCGATCGTCATCGGCCGCGATCATCTCGATGCCGGGTCGGTCGCCTCGCCAAACCGCGAGACCGAGGGCATGCTGGATGGCTCCGACGCGGTCGCCGACTGGCCCGTGCTAAACGCCTTGCTGAACACCGCGAGCGGCGCTTCATGGGTCAGTTTCCATCACGGCGGTGGTGTGGGCATGGGCTACGCGTTGCATGCGGGTGTCGTAATCGTCGCCGATGGCAGCGAAAGGGCCGAAAAAGCGTTGGCGCGAGTGCTGGTCAATGACCCGGGGACCGGTGTCATGCGCCACGCCGACGCCGGTTATGAAAAAGCGATCGAAGTCGCCAGACAGCGAGGTCTCGATATGCCGATGATCGATAGCTGA
- the hutI gene encoding imidazolonepropionase → MSAAFFPLSACPRFVYDLIINNARLYPMSGHAGPAPQTCLAVSDGRIAAIGETAEAHTTIDAKHACLLPGFIDCHTHAVYAGDRADEHAARIAGASYQEIARGGGGILTTVRAVTVASEQELADVARPRLATLLAEGVTTIEIKSGYGLDTANELKMLRVIRQLGKELPMDVVSTFLGAHTIPGNHSHESYMDLVVDEMLPAAVAEKLADAVDIFVENIAFTVADMERLFAAASAHGLKLRAHTEQLSDMGASGRAAKLGALSCDHLEHLDEDGVRAMASAGSVAVLLPGAFYFLGETRLPPVGHLRKHRVPIAVASDLNPGSSPINSLLACMHMAATLFGLTPEEVLLGVTRYAAQALGLDKEIGSLEVGMRADFCLWEIAAPEILCYQLGGLRPLAVYKDGQRVNQLQMAKG, encoded by the coding sequence ATGTCAGCCGCTTTCTTTCCACTTTCAGCCTGCCCGAGATTCGTGTACGACCTGATAATCAACAACGCGCGATTGTACCCCATGAGCGGCCACGCCGGCCCGGCGCCACAAACGTGCCTGGCGGTTAGCGATGGCCGGATCGCGGCCATTGGCGAAACGGCTGAGGCACACACGACCATCGATGCCAAACACGCCTGCCTGTTGCCCGGCTTCATCGATTGTCATACCCATGCGGTTTACGCCGGCGACCGTGCGGACGAGCACGCCGCACGCATCGCCGGCGCCAGTTACCAGGAAATCGCCCGCGGCGGTGGCGGCATCCTGACCACCGTGCGGGCGGTGACGGTGGCCAGCGAACAAGAATTGGCCGACGTTGCCCGGCCGCGTCTTGCCACATTGCTGGCCGAAGGCGTGACCACGATCGAGATAAAAAGCGGTTACGGCCTGGATACGGCGAACGAATTAAAAATGCTGCGGGTGATCCGCCAGCTCGGCAAGGAGCTGCCGATGGATGTCGTCTCCACCTTTCTCGGTGCGCACACGATACCCGGCAACCACAGCCATGAATCGTATATGGACCTGGTCGTCGATGAAATGCTGCCCGCGGCCGTGGCGGAAAAGCTGGCCGATGCGGTGGACATATTTGTCGAAAATATCGCTTTTACGGTCGCCGATATGGAGCGGCTTTTTGCCGCCGCCAGCGCTCACGGGTTGAAGCTGCGCGCGCACACCGAACAGTTGTCGGACATGGGCGCCAGCGGGCGGGCGGCAAAGCTGGGTGCGTTGTCCTGCGATCATCTCGAGCACCTCGATGAAGACGGGGTGCGGGCGATGGCGAGCGCCGGGAGTGTCGCGGTCTTGTTGCCCGGGGCGTTTTATTTCCTCGGTGAAACCCGGTTGCCGCCGGTCGGGCACTTGAGAAAACACCGGGTACCGATCGCCGTGGCCAGCGATCTGAACCCGGGGTCGTCACCGATCAACAGCCTGCTCGCCTGTATGCACATGGCCGCGACCTTGTTTGGCCTGACCCCGGAAGAGGTCTTGCTCGGGGTTACCCGCTACGCCGCGCAGGCGCTGGGACTCGATAAAGAAATCGGCAGCCTGGAAGTCGGCATGCGCGCGGATTTTTGCCTGTGGGAGATCGCCGCACCCGAAATATTGTGCTACCAGCTCGGCGGATTGCGCCCGCTGGCGGTGTATAAGGATGGTCAACGGGTGAATCAGCTACAAATGGCAAAGGGATAG
- the hutH gene encoding histidine ammonia-lyase, whose translation MAKGQLILDGRSLTLQQLADFRSRKTECKLADAARERMAKSVATVNEVLASGKVCYGINTGFGAFANKQISAEQTTALQYNLVRSHCAGTGEPLPDNIVRRIMLLKANSLAIGFSGIRDQVVDTLLALLNADILPLIPAQGSVGASGDLAPLAHLALALIGEGEASQDGRLLEGPAVLAAAGCQPVTLQAKEGLALLNGTQVSAALAMEGLFRADRLLKTSIVGGALAVEALAGSHCPFDERIHAARNLDGQQRVASAIRSLLGDSEINASHADCDRVQDPYSIRCMPQVMGAVADTLKHATQTLAAECNSVSDNPLICDDEVISGGNFHAEPIGMVSDFMAIALTEAGTISERRIDLLLRNVNPDLSMFLTSEPGLESGFMIAHVTAAALASENKTLAHPASVDSIPTSAGQEDHVSMATWAGRKLLGITENLAGILAIELLVAAAALDQLRPLKTTAALEKVHALIRGLVPALSADRRLDRDIAAVSQAIQDGQIAALLPGHDGFGF comes from the coding sequence ATGGCTAAGGGGCAACTCATTCTCGATGGTCGGTCGCTGACGCTGCAGCAGCTTGCCGATTTCCGGTCGCGGAAAACCGAATGCAAGCTCGCCGATGCGGCGCGTGAACGGATGGCCAAGAGCGTCGCCACGGTCAATGAAGTCCTCGCCAGCGGCAAAGTCTGTTATGGGATCAACACTGGCTTTGGCGCATTTGCGAACAAGCAAATCTCCGCCGAGCAAACCACGGCATTGCAATACAACCTGGTGCGCAGTCATTGCGCGGGCACCGGCGAGCCGCTGCCGGACAACATCGTCCGCCGCATCATGTTGTTGAAGGCCAATAGTCTCGCGATCGGCTTTTCGGGTATCCGCGACCAAGTCGTCGATACCCTGCTCGCGCTGCTCAACGCCGACATCCTGCCGCTGATACCGGCGCAAGGTTCGGTCGGCGCATCCGGCGACCTCGCGCCGCTGGCGCACCTGGCGCTGGCACTGATCGGCGAGGGCGAAGCCAGCCAAGACGGCCGCCTGCTCGAAGGCCCGGCCGTGCTGGCGGCAGCCGGGTGTCAACCGGTAACGCTACAGGCCAAGGAAGGTCTGGCCTTGCTCAACGGCACACAGGTCAGCGCGGCACTGGCGATGGAAGGTCTGTTCCGCGCCGACCGGCTGCTAAAAACATCGATAGTCGGTGGCGCGCTCGCCGTCGAGGCGCTGGCGGGGAGTCATTGCCCGTTCGATGAACGCATCCATGCGGCGCGAAACCTGGACGGCCAGCAACGCGTCGCGAGCGCCATTCGCAGCCTGCTCGGCGACAGTGAAATCAACGCCAGCCACGCCGATTGCGATCGCGTACAAGATCCCTACTCGATTCGCTGCATGCCGCAAGTCATGGGCGCCGTGGCCGATACGCTAAAGCATGCGACGCAAACCCTGGCGGCCGAATGCAACAGCGTTTCCGACAATCCATTGATTTGTGACGACGAGGTCATCTCCGGCGGAAATTTCCACGCCGAGCCGATCGGCATGGTCAGCGATTTCATGGCGATCGCGCTGACCGAGGCCGGCACCATCAGTGAACGCCGCATCGACCTGCTGTTACGCAACGTCAACCCGGATCTGAGCATGTTCCTGACCAGCGAGCCCGGGCTGGAATCCGGTTTCATGATCGCTCATGTGACGGCCGCCGCCCTGGCATCGGAAAACAAGACGCTGGCCCACCCGGCGAGCGTCGACAGCATCCCCACCTCCGCGGGTCAGGAAGATCATGTCAGCATGGCGACCTGGGCCGGACGCAAGCTGCTTGGCATCACCGAAAACCTTGCCGGAATCCTGGCCATCGAGTTACTGGTCGCGGCGGCAGCGCTCGATCAGTTGCGACCGCTGAAAACGACCGCGGCGCTGGAAAAAGTCCACGCGCTCATCCGCGGCCTGGTCCCCGCCTTATCGGCGGACCGCCGGCTCGACCGGGACATTGCCGCCGTATCGCAGGCCATCCAGGATGGACAGATCGCCGCCTTACTGCCCGGGCACGATGGCTTTGGTTTTTGA
- the purL gene encoding phosphoribosylformylglycinamidine synthase gives MIQLPGATALSRFRLQRLLAQLKEQVPGVRGVATRYLHFAETSKPLNPAQQEVLEKILSYGPAREPVTETGVHILVLPRTGTISPWCSKASDIAHICGLENVLRIERGVAYYIQSREPLPAKQVDALLPFLHDRMTESIFRDGADATTLFAHHRPAPVRSVDLLAGGKKALQQADSDLGLALSGEEMDYLLASFLQIGRNPTDVELMMFAQANSEHCRHKIFNADWVIDGEAQEKTLFAMIRNTHACAPAGVLSAYRDNAAVIEGSDGTRWYPDPQSRIYGAAEEAVDILMKVETHNHPTAISPFPGAATGSGGEIRDEGATGRGGKPKAGLTGFSVSHLRIPDMPQPWEAGGIGKPDRIASALDIMLDGPVGGASFNNEFGRPNLLGYFRTFEIAESDRCSRGYHKPIMVAGGMGNIRRDHVEKCEIMPGAQIVLLGGPAMLIGLGGGAASSVSAGESDSELDFASVQRGNPEMQRRAQEVIDACWQLGDDNPILLIHDVGAGGLSNAIPEAIDHSARGGRVRLRDIPNDEQGMSPMEIWCNEAQERYVLLIAADDLQRVEEICRRERCPYAVVGEITEQRQLIVEDSEFGNLPVAMPMEVLFGKTPKMTRDVRRLPVSATDFAIDKLDVGEAAFRVLQFPAVADKTFLITIGDRTVGGLCSRDQMVGPWQVPVSDVAVTCTDYFAYRGEAMSMGERTPLALLDGPASGRMAVGEALTNLMLADVEAIADVRLSANWMVASGQPGEDARLYDTVRALGEELCPALGISIPVGKDSMSMKTTWTDADGDKAVVAPLSLIVSAFAPVRDVRCTLTPQIRTAAGDSRLLLIDLGAGSNRLGGSVLAQVYGELGAQPPDLDDPAALAGLFSAMSELRAQGLLLAAHDRSDGGLLATVCEMAFAGRSGMRIALDDLDADPAAALFSEELGMLLQVTAGNLSAVSAVLKKHGLKKLVHDIGQPTDDGRIVFEYAGVEYLADDRVNLHRAWSETTFRMQSLRDNPECALEEYDRLLDTADPGLKVVTTFDIEEDIAAPYLNLSAKPKVAILREQGVNSHVEMAVFFARAGFDAIDVHMSEVLAGAVELSDFRGLVACGGFSYGDVLGAGEGWAKSILFNSRARDQFAAFFHDPDSFSLGVCNGCQMMANLKPLIPGAEHWPHFVRNRSEQFEARLCSVEVMATPSLFFAGMQGSMLPVASSHGEGLAEFASTEDLAACAPQTALRFVDSYGEPSEIYPHNPNGSPHGIAGLCNSDGRITISMPHPERVSRTVQHSWAPEYWGEDGPWMRMYRNARKWVD, from the coding sequence ATCATCCAGTTGCCCGGCGCCACGGCGCTGTCCCGATTCCGGCTTCAAAGACTGCTTGCCCAGCTTAAGGAACAGGTACCCGGCGTGCGGGGCGTCGCCACGCGGTATTTGCACTTTGCCGAAACCAGCAAGCCGCTGAACCCGGCGCAGCAAGAGGTCCTGGAGAAAATCCTCAGCTATGGGCCCGCGCGCGAGCCGGTCACCGAAACCGGGGTGCACATCCTGGTGCTGCCGCGCACCGGCACGATCTCGCCATGGTGCAGCAAGGCCAGCGATATCGCCCACATCTGCGGCCTGGAAAATGTGTTGCGCATCGAAAGAGGCGTCGCCTATTACATCCAGTCCAGGGAGCCGTTGCCGGCGAAGCAGGTCGATGCGCTGTTGCCGTTTCTCCACGACCGCATGACCGAAAGTATTTTTCGTGATGGCGCCGATGCAACAACCTTGTTTGCTCACCATCGGCCCGCACCGGTCCGCTCGGTCGACTTGCTGGCAGGCGGCAAGAAAGCCCTGCAACAGGCGGATTCGGATCTCGGCCTGGCGTTGTCCGGCGAGGAAATGGATTATCTGCTCGCGAGTTTTTTGCAAATTGGGCGCAACCCGACCGATGTCGAACTGATGATGTTCGCACAGGCGAACTCCGAGCACTGCCGGCACAAGATTTTTAACGCCGATTGGGTCATCGATGGAGAAGCGCAGGAAAAAACGCTGTTCGCGATGATCCGCAATACCCACGCCTGCGCACCCGCCGGCGTGTTGTCCGCCTATCGTGACAATGCCGCGGTGATCGAAGGCAGCGACGGCACCCGCTGGTACCCGGACCCGCAAAGCCGCATTTATGGCGCCGCCGAGGAAGCGGTCGATATCCTGATGAAGGTTGAGACCCACAACCACCCGACGGCGATTTCGCCGTTCCCGGGCGCCGCGACCGGTTCCGGCGGGGAAATTCGCGATGAAGGGGCGACCGGGCGCGGTGGCAAACCGAAGGCCGGGCTGACCGGTTTTTCGGTCTCGCACCTGCGCATCCCGGATATGCCGCAACCCTGGGAAGCCGGTGGCATCGGTAAGCCGGACCGGATTGCCTCGGCCCTGGACATCATGCTCGATGGTCCGGTCGGCGGCGCGTCGTTCAACAATGAATTTGGCCGGCCCAATTTGCTGGGTTATTTCCGCACCTTCGAAATCGCCGAAAGCGATCGGTGCAGCCGCGGTTATCACAAGCCGATCATGGTGGCTGGCGGCATGGGGAATATCCGCCGCGATCACGTGGAAAAATGCGAGATCATGCCGGGAGCGCAGATTGTGCTGCTTGGCGGACCGGCGATGCTGATCGGCCTGGGCGGGGGCGCGGCATCATCGGTGTCGGCCGGGGAGAGCGACTCGGAGCTGGATTTTGCCTCGGTACAACGCGGCAACCCCGAGATGCAGCGCCGCGCCCAGGAGGTGATTGACGCCTGCTGGCAACTGGGCGACGACAATCCGATCCTGCTGATCCATGACGTCGGCGCGGGCGGTCTGTCCAATGCCATTCCGGAAGCCATCGATCACAGCGCGCGGGGCGGGCGCGTGCGCCTGCGCGACATCCCCAATGACGAGCAGGGCATGTCGCCGATGGAAATCTGGTGCAACGAAGCGCAGGAGCGTTACGTGCTGCTGATCGCCGCGGACGATTTGCAGCGGGTCGAGGAAATTTGCCGGCGCGAGCGTTGCCCGTATGCGGTGGTCGGCGAAATCACCGAACAACGCCAGCTCATCGTCGAAGACAGCGAATTCGGCAACCTGCCGGTCGCCATGCCGATGGAGGTGCTGTTTGGAAAAACGCCGAAAATGACCCGCGATGTCAGGCGGCTGCCGGTCAGCGCAACAGATTTCGCTATCGATAAACTGGATGTCGGCGAGGCGGCGTTCAGGGTCTTGCAGTTTCCGGCCGTCGCGGACAAGACTTTTCTGATCACCATCGGCGATCGTACGGTCGGCGGGTTGTGCAGCCGGGACCAGATGGTTGGTCCCTGGCAGGTGCCGGTCAGCGATGTCGCGGTGACTTGCACCGATTATTTCGCTTACCGCGGCGAGGCGATGTCCATGGGCGAACGTACGCCACTGGCCTTGCTCGATGGTCCGGCGTCGGGACGCATGGCCGTCGGCGAAGCGCTGACCAACCTGATGCTGGCGGATGTGGAGGCGATCGCCGATGTGCGCTTGTCGGCGAACTGGATGGTGGCTTCCGGCCAGCCCGGCGAGGACGCAAGGCTCTATGACACGGTGCGTGCGCTGGGAGAAGAGCTTTGCCCGGCGCTCGGGATCTCGATCCCGGTCGGCAAGGATTCGATGTCGATGAAAACCACGTGGACAGACGCCGATGGCGACAAGGCGGTGGTTGCGCCGCTGTCGTTGATCGTGTCCGCTTTTGCGCCGGTACGCGATGTACGTTGCACGCTAACGCCGCAGATCAGGACCGCTGCGGGCGATAGCCGTCTGCTGTTGATCGACCTGGGGGCAGGGAGCAACCGGCTGGGGGGGTCGGTGCTGGCGCAGGTCTACGGTGAGCTCGGTGCGCAGCCTCCCGACCTCGACGATCCGGCGGCGCTGGCCGGATTGTTTTCGGCGATGAGCGAGCTAAGAGCGCAGGGCCTGCTGCTGGCCGCCCACGACCGTTCCGATGGCGGGCTGCTGGCGACGGTTTGCGAAATGGCCTTTGCCGGGCGCAGCGGCATGCGCATCGCGCTTGACGATCTGGATGCCGACCCGGCGGCGGCGTTGTTTAGCGAAGAGCTTGGCATGTTGTTGCAGGTGACGGCTGGCAATCTTTCTGCGGTAAGCGCGGTCCTGAAAAAACATGGGCTGAAAAAACTTGTGCACGACATTGGCCAGCCGACGGACGATGGCCGCATCGTGTTCGAATACGCCGGCGTCGAGTACCTGGCCGACGACCGGGTCAACCTGCACCGCGCCTGGTCCGAGACCACCTTTCGCATGCAAAGCCTCAGGGACAATCCTGAATGCGCGCTCGAAGAATACGACCGCCTGCTCGATACAGCGGACCCGGGTCTGAAAGTCGTTACGACTTTCGATATCGAGGAAGACATCGCGGCGCCGTATCTGAATCTTTCCGCCAAACCGAAAGTCGCGATCCTCAGGGAGCAGGGTGTCAATTCCCATGTCGAGATGGCCGTTTTTTTTGCCCGCGCCGGCTTCGACGCGATCGATGTGCACATGTCGGAAGTACTCGCCGGTGCGGTCGAGCTAAGCGATTTTCGCGGCCTGGTGGCGTGCGGCGGATTCTCTTATGGCGATGTGCTTGGCGCCGGCGAGGGTTGGGCGAAATCGATCCTGTTCAATTCCCGGGCGCGCGATCAGTTCGCGGCGTTTTTTCACGATCCCGACAGTTTTTCGCTGGGCGTTTGCAATGGTTGCCAGATGATGGCGAATCTGAAACCGTTGATCCCGGGTGCGGAACACTGGCCGCACTTCGTACGCAATCGTTCGGAGCAGTTTGAAGCGCGCCTGTGCAGCGTCGAAGTGATGGCAACGCCATCGCTGTTTTTTGCCGGCATGCAAGGATCGATGTTGCCGGTCGCGAGTTCGCACGGCGAGGGCCTGGCCGAGTTTGCCTCGACCGAAGACCTGGCCGCCTGTGCGCCGCAGACGGCGCTGCGCTTTGTCGATTCCTATGGCGAGCCAAGCGAAATATACCCGCACAACCCGAATGGTTCGCCGCACGGCATCGCCGGGCTGTGCAACAGCGATGGCCGCATCACCATTAGCATGCCGCACCCCGAGCGGGTCAGCCGCACGGTCCAGCATTCCTGGGCGCCGGAGTACTGGGGCGAGGACGGGCCCTGGATGCGCATGTATCGCAACGCCAGAAAATGGGTAGACTGA